The following proteins come from a genomic window of Ignavibacteria bacterium:
- a CDS encoding 4Fe-4S binding protein — MVITDECISCAACVEECEKGAIHNAGESYTYNGEEKAALSEDHTFIAPELCQDCGDCQDVCAVEAIQGEIKA; from the coding sequence ATGGTAATTACAGACGAATGCATCAGCTGTGCAGCCTGCGTAGAAGAATGTGAAAAAGGCGCTATTCACAATGCCGGCGAAAGCTATACATATAACGGCGAAGAAAAAGCTGCACTTTCAGAAGATCATACTTTTATTGCACCTGAATTGTGCCAGGACTGCGGCGATTGCCAAGATGTTTGTGCCGTTGAGGCAATTCAAGGCGAAATAAAAGCATAA
- the trxA gene encoding thioredoxin, which yields MNNNIVVGTDKNFDNEVLSAQTPVLVDFWAPWCGPCRMIAPVVDELAGELQGKLKVVKVNTDENYGVASRYGIMSIPTLGIFRNGRMVDSVIGAVPKQHLVKKLNPYLEKVS from the coding sequence ATGAATAATAATATTGTGGTTGGAACGGATAAGAATTTTGATAATGAGGTACTTTCAGCCCAGACTCCCGTTTTGGTCGATTTCTGGGCACCCTGGTGCGGGCCCTGCCGCATGATAGCCCCTGTAGTGGATGAACTTGCAGGCGAGCTTCAGGGAAAGCTTAAGGTTGTAAAGGTAAATACGGATGAAAACTACGGCGTTGCTTCACGCTACGGCATAATGAGCATCCCTACTCTGGGCATCTTCAGAAACGGCCGCATGGTCGATTCTGTAATCGGAGCCGTACCCAAACAGCATCTTGTAAAGAAACTTAATCCTTACCTTGAAAAAGTAAGTTAA